A window of the Natronomonas salina genome harbors these coding sequences:
- a CDS encoding NUDIX domain-containing protein, with amino-acid sequence MSAELLRHVNGLVSDFAAEYGAVDLVGRRVDCGPDDRDALLDAFETFGVVGGAGIRVRDGAGRTLLVRYDGADGWVDPGDGRRPGESYRECAERGVRETTGIEATVDGLAQVHLLYMDDWTDRDPIPNPYVSFEGRLRNGCRPGEARPGDGVADLRWAEEVPAELLYDELAELSLGGSRT; translated from the coding sequence GTGTCCGCGGAACTCCTCCGGCACGTCAACGGGCTCGTCTCCGACTTCGCCGCCGAGTACGGCGCGGTCGACCTCGTCGGCCGGCGGGTCGACTGCGGGCCCGACGACCGCGACGCCCTGCTGGATGCCTTCGAGACGTTCGGCGTCGTCGGCGGCGCCGGCATCCGCGTCCGCGACGGCGCCGGGCGGACCCTGCTCGTCCGCTACGACGGCGCCGACGGCTGGGTCGACCCCGGCGACGGCCGACGGCCCGGCGAGTCCTACCGCGAGTGCGCCGAACGCGGGGTCCGCGAGACGACCGGGATCGAGGCGACCGTCGACGGCCTCGCGCAGGTCCACCTCCTGTACATGGACGACTGGACCGACCGCGACCCGATTCCGAACCCCTACGTCTCCTTCGAGGGGCGCCTCAGGAACGGGTGCCGGCCTGGCGAGGCGCGCCCGGGAGACGGGGTCGCGGACCTCCGGTGGGCCGAGGAGGTGCCCGCGGAGCTCCTGTACGACGAACTCGCGGAGCTGTCGCTCGGCGGGTCGCGAACGTGA
- a CDS encoding isopentenyl phosphate kinase has product MTTVLKLGGSVVTRKDDPETVDEGNLRRVAEAAAATDDDLVVVHGGGSFGHHHAADHGVSTTDGTGDAGAVRAIHGAMKRLNAAVVNALAEAGSPAVPVHPFSAAARDRDGGLELPTRQVATMLAEGFVPVLHGDVVVHEGAGATILSGDELVVELAAELGADRVGVCSAVPGVYDADGNVLDHIGSFDAVADALGGSDATDVTGGMAAKVRELLALDAPAYVFDVDGLDDFVAGGDPGTRID; this is encoded by the coding sequence ATGACGACGGTACTGAAACTCGGCGGCAGCGTCGTCACGAGGAAGGACGACCCCGAGACCGTCGACGAGGGGAACCTGCGACGGGTGGCCGAAGCGGCCGCCGCGACGGACGACGACCTCGTGGTGGTCCACGGGGGCGGGAGCTTCGGCCACCACCACGCGGCCGACCACGGCGTCTCGACGACCGACGGGACGGGGGATGCCGGCGCCGTCCGGGCCATCCACGGCGCGATGAAGCGACTGAACGCGGCGGTCGTCAACGCGCTGGCCGAGGCCGGGTCGCCTGCTGTCCCGGTCCACCCCTTCTCCGCGGCGGCCAGAGACCGCGACGGCGGCCTCGAACTCCCGACCCGCCAGGTGGCGACCATGCTCGCCGAGGGGTTCGTCCCGGTCCTCCACGGCGACGTCGTGGTCCACGAGGGCGCCGGCGCCACCATCCTCTCCGGCGACGAACTCGTCGTCGAACTCGCCGCCGAACTCGGCGCGGATCGGGTCGGGGTCTGTTCGGCCGTGCCGGGCGTCTACGACGCCGACGGGAACGTGCTCGACCACATCGGATCGTTCGACGCAGTCGCCGACGCCCTCGGCGGTAGCGACGCGACGGACGTCACCGGCGGCATGGCCGCGAAGGTCCGCGAACTGCTCGCCCTCGATGCCCCCGCCTACGTCTTCGACGTCGACGGCCTCGACGACTTCGTCGCCGGCGGCGACCCGGGGACGAGGATCGACTGA
- a CDS encoding HalOD1 output domain-containing protein, whose protein sequence is MPSQVKPAEYVPAADEDLSSAIVNALSEVKGRDVSEDHCVLYDSIDPDALDVLFSEERDGDTVKIEFATHDAIVVIWDNDGVVIEVQDLEGDPNRA, encoded by the coding sequence ATGCCGTCTCAGGTGAAGCCGGCCGAGTACGTACCCGCTGCGGACGAGGATCTGAGCTCCGCGATCGTGAACGCCCTCTCGGAGGTGAAGGGCCGGGACGTCAGCGAGGACCACTGCGTCCTGTACGACAGCATCGACCCGGACGCCCTGGACGTGCTGTTCAGCGAGGAGCGGGACGGCGACACCGTCAAGATCGAGTTCGCCACCCACGACGCCATCGTCGTCATCTGGGACAACGACGGCGTCGTCATCGAAGTCCAGGACCTGGAAGGCGACCCCAACCGCGCGTGA
- the eno gene encoding phosphopyruvate hydratase yields MTLITEVRLRRILDSRGNPTVEAEVRTEEGGFGRGAAPSGASTGEYEAIELPAEEAIANARELAVPRLEGQVYAGDQRGVDGALRGADGTEDFSEIGANSAVAISMAAAKAAADVLGAPLYQHLGGAFRGRNFPIPLGNVIGGGEHAADATHIQEFLAAPVGAPSVADAVFANAQIHGEVHDILAERDVPAAKGDEGAWAPSIDDREAFEIVDEAVETVADEVGFEIGFGLDVAGAELYEDGAYQYGDETRSTDEQIDYVAELVDEYDLVYVEDPLDENDYEAFAELTDRVGDETLICGDDLFVTNTERLARGIGEGAANSILVKPNQIGTLTDAFDAIELAVENGYDPVVSHRSGETEDTTIAHLAVATDAPFIKTGAVGGERTAKLNELIRIEANA; encoded by the coding sequence ATGACGCTCATCACGGAGGTCCGGCTCCGCCGCATCCTCGACAGCCGGGGGAACCCGACCGTCGAGGCGGAGGTCCGGACGGAGGAGGGCGGCTTCGGTCGCGGCGCCGCGCCCTCCGGGGCGTCGACCGGCGAGTACGAGGCCATCGAGCTGCCCGCCGAGGAGGCCATCGCCAACGCCCGAGAGCTCGCCGTGCCGCGGCTCGAAGGGCAGGTGTACGCCGGCGACCAGCGCGGCGTCGACGGGGCGCTCCGCGGCGCCGACGGCACCGAGGACTTCTCGGAGATCGGCGCCAACAGCGCCGTCGCCATCTCGATGGCCGCCGCGAAGGCCGCCGCCGACGTCCTGGGCGCGCCGCTGTACCAGCACCTCGGCGGCGCGTTCCGCGGCCGGAACTTCCCGATCCCGCTGGGCAACGTCATCGGCGGCGGCGAGCACGCCGCGGACGCGACCCACATCCAGGAGTTCCTGGCGGCGCCGGTCGGCGCGCCGTCGGTGGCCGACGCGGTCTTCGCGAACGCGCAGATCCACGGCGAGGTCCACGACATCCTCGCCGAGCGCGACGTCCCCGCCGCCAAAGGCGACGAGGGCGCGTGGGCGCCGTCGATCGACGACCGCGAGGCCTTCGAGATCGTGGACGAGGCCGTCGAGACGGTCGCCGACGAGGTCGGCTTCGAGATCGGCTTCGGGCTCGACGTCGCCGGCGCCGAACTGTACGAGGACGGCGCCTACCAGTACGGCGACGAGACCCGCTCGACCGACGAGCAGATCGACTACGTCGCCGAACTGGTCGACGAGTACGACCTCGTCTACGTCGAGGACCCCCTCGACGAGAACGACTACGAGGCGTTCGCGGAGCTGACCGACCGGGTCGGCGACGAGACACTGATCTGCGGCGACGACCTGTTCGTCACCAACACCGAGCGGCTGGCCCGCGGCATCGGGGAGGGTGCGGCCAACAGCATCCTCGTCAAGCCCAACCAGATCGGGACGCTGACGGACGCCTTCGACGCCATCGAACTGGCCGTCGAGAACGGCTACGACCCCGTGGTCTCCCACCGCAGCGGCGAGACGGAGGACACGACCATCGCACACCTCGCCGTCGCGACCGACGCTCCGTTCATCAAGACGGGCGCGGTCGGCGGCGAGCGCACCGCGAAGCTGAACGAACTCATCCGAATCGAGGCAAACGCATGA
- the rpsB gene encoding 30S ribosomal protein S2 has product MSNEEEGYDAADVDEELEELEDELDEELETDVDTEADPTEDDEQPAGTTAEDAAAPAETDEEAAEADAEEDEDEPVLDEDVMPDDEADLLIPVEDYLAAGVHIGTQQKTKSMERFIHRVRTDGLYVLDVSQTDDRIRTAASFLSDYQPEQILVASSRQYGRFPAEKFADAVGARARTGRFIPGTLTNPDYDGYIEPDVVVVTDPIGDSQAVKEAITVGIPVIAMCDSNNTTSNVDLVVPTNNKGRKALSVIYWLLANETLDRRGAEPTYALEDFETEL; this is encoded by the coding sequence ATGAGCAACGAAGAAGAGGGGTACGACGCCGCCGACGTCGACGAGGAACTCGAGGAGCTCGAAGACGAGCTCGACGAGGAACTCGAGACGGACGTCGATACCGAGGCCGACCCCACAGAAGACGACGAACAGCCCGCCGGGACGACGGCCGAGGACGCCGCCGCGCCGGCAGAGACGGACGAAGAGGCCGCCGAGGCCGACGCCGAGGAAGACGAGGACGAACCCGTCCTCGACGAGGACGTCATGCCCGACGACGAGGCGGACCTCCTCATCCCGGTCGAGGACTACCTCGCGGCCGGCGTCCACATCGGGACCCAGCAGAAGACGAAGTCCATGGAGCGGTTCATCCACCGCGTCCGGACGGACGGGCTCTACGTGCTGGACGTCTCCCAGACGGACGACCGCATCCGCACCGCCGCGTCGTTCCTCTCGGACTACCAGCCCGAGCAGATCCTGGTGGCCTCGAGCCGCCAGTACGGCCGGTTCCCGGCCGAGAAGTTCGCCGACGCGGTGGGCGCCCGCGCCCGCACCGGCCGCTTCATCCCGGGGACGCTGACGAACCCCGACTACGACGGCTACATCGAGCCGGACGTCGTGGTCGTCACCGACCCGATCGGCGACAGTCAGGCCGTCAAGGAGGCCATCACGGTCGGCATCCCGGTCATCGCGATGTGCGACTCCAACAACACGACGTCGAACGTCGACCTCGTGGTCCCGACGAACAACAAGGGGCGGAAGGCCCTCTCGGTCATCTACTGGCTCCTGGCCAACGAGACCCTCGACCGCCGCGGCGCCGAGCCGACCTACGCGCTCGAGGACTTCGAGACCGAGCTGTAG
- the mvk gene encoding mevalonate kinase, with protein sequence MTTSSAPGKVYLFGEHAVVYGEPAVPCAIERRARVTVEARDDDRVSVRADDLTLDGFTVAWGGEADDRPDVDVPTPLVEAAMGYVDGAIERAREAAEAPAAGFDVTIESDIPLGAGLGSSAAVVVAGIDAATRELGVELDPAEIADLAYQVEYEVQEGQASRADTFCSAMGGAVRVQGDDCRQIRDVPNLPFVVGYDGGSGDTGQLVAGVRTLKEEYGFAADTVEAIGDVVRSGEAALEDGDVEEVGRLMDFNHGLLSALGVSARSLDSMVWAAREADALGAKLTGAGGGGCVVALDRTEQTLTALEYTPGCEEAFRAELDTDGVRVEA encoded by the coding sequence ATGACCACTTCGAGCGCTCCCGGGAAGGTGTACCTCTTCGGCGAGCACGCGGTCGTCTACGGCGAGCCGGCGGTCCCCTGCGCCATCGAGCGGCGCGCCCGGGTGACCGTGGAGGCCCGCGACGACGACCGCGTCAGCGTCCGCGCGGACGACCTGACGCTCGACGGTTTCACCGTCGCCTGGGGCGGCGAGGCCGACGACCGACCCGACGTCGACGTCCCGACGCCGCTGGTCGAGGCCGCGATGGGCTACGTCGACGGGGCCATCGAGCGCGCACGCGAGGCCGCCGAGGCGCCGGCGGCGGGGTTCGACGTCACTATCGAGAGCGACATCCCCCTGGGGGCCGGGCTGGGCTCCTCGGCAGCGGTCGTCGTCGCGGGCATCGACGCCGCGACGCGGGAACTCGGCGTCGAGCTCGACCCCGCCGAGATCGCCGACCTCGCCTACCAGGTGGAGTACGAGGTACAGGAGGGTCAGGCCTCCCGCGCCGACACGTTCTGCTCGGCGATGGGCGGGGCGGTCCGGGTGCAGGGCGACGACTGCAGGCAGATCAGGGACGTCCCGAACCTCCCGTTCGTCGTCGGCTACGACGGGGGCAGCGGCGATACCGGACAGCTCGTCGCCGGCGTCCGGACGCTCAAGGAGGAGTACGGGTTCGCGGCGGACACCGTCGAAGCCATCGGCGACGTCGTCCGGAGCGGCGAGGCGGCCCTCGAGGACGGCGACGTCGAGGAGGTCGGCCGCCTCATGGACTTCAACCACGGGCTCCTGTCGGCGCTGGGCGTCTCCGCCCGCTCGCTGGACTCGATGGTGTGGGCCGCCAGGGAGGCCGACGCCCTCGGCGCGAAGCTCACCGGCGCCGGCGGCGGCGGCTGCGTGGTCGCGCTCGACCGGACCGAACAGACCCTCACCGCCCTGGAGTACACCCCCGGCTGCGAGGAGGCGTTCCGGGCCGAACTGGACACCGACGGCGTCCGCGTGGAAGCATGA